One segment of Caldisericota bacterium DNA contains the following:
- a CDS encoding V-type ATP synthase subunit K, translating into MENLSSQSLSIYLFGTNGPLWVVMGAVIVVALGGIGSAIAIGRTTAHTAGVLSEKPELFGKLLVLMSLPGTQGFYGFVVAFLMMQSFGLTSGNPQASFGQGMSMFVMGIFVGLVQFRSSIAQGNSAIGAIDLTGKSPKEGGRAILLPGLVEMYAVLALLVAVLFIMWIGGKAF; encoded by the coding sequence ATGGAAAATCTTAGTTCACAGAGCTTAAGCATCTATCTTTTTGGCACAAATGGACCTTTGTGGGTTGTGATGGGTGCAGTAATTGTAGTTGCGTTAGGAGGAATAGGATCTGCAATTGCAATTGGAAGGACAACAGCTCATACAGCAGGAGTGCTTTCTGAAAAACCGGAGCTTTTTGGTAAATTGCTTGTACTTATGTCTCTTCCTGGAACACAGGGTTTTTATGGATTTGTAGTAGCATTTCTTATGATGCAGAGTTTTGGTTTAACAAGTGGAAATCCTCAGGCATCGTTCGGGCAAGGAATGTCAATGTTTGTTATGGGAATCTTTGTTGGGCTTGTACAATTTCGGAGCTCTATTGCACAGGGTAATTCAGCTATCGGTGCTATAGATCTTACTGGGAAAAGTCCTAAAGAAGGCGGCCGTGCAATTCTTCTTCCTGGGCTTGTTGAGATGTATGCTGTTCTTGCTTTACTCGTTGCAGTGCTTTTCATTATGTGGATTGGAGGAAAAGCCTTTTAA
- a CDS encoding V-type ATPase 116kDa subunit family protein: MAIEKLQKVHIVCQKEEKDAILDEIYRLGVFHIDKFSPSCVKDGENYFTHPVSAHTVSNKLNTISSIFSVFKQFGVEQKGFISAFLPEDERFSREEFDNIIIKFPLDDFFNELSSLSIRYSKLQKEENGLKEEKILINSIVEFPFEFAVLSGTEETNSFIGIMDGKNFDKLLSSKKELIEKNFLYVFGEKRVKAKFFFLYLKEDEEEVMNLMKEYRIEKILVTETFSGFIEEETDRILQRFSGLEKEKEIILSRIKEYYKEKGKLLAIKDYYESMERKYKSINYTVESKKNVVFRGFVREKDFDKLNEMEKRSHSVVISSEPTVHDAVPVALNNNSFFRPFEMLIKMFGVPSYFTLDPTPIVAILFSIFFGVALGDAFYGLLIVLGCLYFLKRYRGNAGVEKFFKIFLYGGSIAIVVGFLTGSVVGNFFPMYFSHISFTHFLGKLQIIDPSSAEGSIEFLTFSIGLGILVQLLGILLSMIIRFRRKEYAEGVFNGLGWFLFAPSLVLLLFVGQYPQIKIPVYTLLVVGFILLLAGGWISVRQPLLKPVAALINIYGIRSSYGLTSFLGDALSYSRLFVLGLSTSILASSFNIVGKLFGDLLGPLGFFAMLLLLLFGHSLTLAMNSLSAFIHSIRLLFLEFFCRFYDIASVEFMPLGLELKNIRIITKIKEVEVNGKS; the protein is encoded by the coding sequence ATGGCGATTGAAAAACTTCAAAAGGTTCACATTGTTTGCCAAAAAGAAGAGAAAGACGCTATTTTAGATGAGATTTATAGATTGGGTGTTTTCCATATCGATAAGTTTTCCCCTTCATGCGTGAAAGATGGTGAAAATTATTTTACGCATCCTGTTTCTGCTCATACTGTTTCTAATAAACTGAACACGATTTCCTCTATATTTTCAGTTTTTAAGCAGTTTGGTGTAGAACAGAAAGGTTTTATCAGTGCTTTCCTTCCGGAAGATGAAAGGTTTTCGAGAGAAGAATTTGATAATATTATAATAAAATTCCCATTGGACGATTTTTTTAATGAACTCTCCAGTCTTTCTATAAGATATTCAAAATTACAGAAAGAAGAAAACGGATTAAAGGAAGAAAAGATTCTGATAAATTCCATTGTAGAATTCCCATTCGAGTTTGCAGTCCTTTCAGGAACAGAGGAAACTAATTCATTTATTGGCATAATGGATGGAAAAAATTTTGACAAATTGCTTTCCAGCAAAAAGGAACTTATAGAGAAAAATTTTCTATATGTTTTTGGAGAAAAGAGGGTTAAAGCAAAATTCTTCTTTCTTTATTTAAAGGAAGACGAGGAAGAAGTTATGAACTTGATGAAAGAGTATAGAATTGAAAAAATCTTGGTAACAGAAACTTTCTCTGGTTTTATTGAAGAGGAAACAGATAGAATTTTACAAAGGTTCTCAGGACTTGAAAAAGAAAAAGAGATTATTCTCTCCAGAATTAAGGAATATTACAAAGAAAAGGGGAAGCTTCTTGCAATTAAGGATTACTATGAATCTATGGAGAGAAAATATAAATCTATAAACTATACTGTTGAGAGCAAGAAAAATGTTGTTTTTAGAGGATTTGTAAGAGAAAAAGATTTCGATAAGCTCAATGAAATGGAAAAAAGGTCTCACAGTGTTGTTATATCTTCAGAGCCTACGGTACATGATGCTGTACCCGTTGCCTTAAATAATAACTCTTTCTTTAGGCCTTTTGAAATGCTAATTAAAATGTTTGGCGTGCCATCTTATTTTACACTTGACCCTACACCGATTGTTGCAATTCTTTTTTCTATCTTTTTTGGTGTTGCTTTAGGCGATGCGTTTTATGGTTTACTTATTGTCTTGGGCTGCTTGTATTTTTTGAAGCGGTACAGAGGAAATGCCGGAGTAGAAAAATTCTTTAAAATATTTCTGTATGGAGGTTCCATTGCTATTGTTGTGGGTTTTTTAACAGGTTCTGTTGTGGGAAATTTCTTTCCTATGTATTTTTCACATATATCGTTTACGCATTTTCTTGGAAAGTTGCAAATTATAGATCCCTCCTCTGCAGAAGGTTCTATCGAATTTCTAACATTTTCAATTGGTTTGGGAATCCTTGTGCAACTCTTGGGAATATTACTAAGTATGATAATAAGATTTAGAAGAAAAGAATATGCAGAAGGGGTTTTCAACGGACTTGGATGGTTTTTATTTGCTCCTTCATTAGTCCTTTTGTTATTTGTTGGACAGTACCCGCAAATTAAAATTCCTGTATATACACTTCTTGTTGTAGGTTTCATTCTTTTGCTTGCAGGTGGATGGATTTCTGTACGTCAGCCATTACTTAAACCGGTTGCTGCACTGATTAATATCTATGGAATCAGAAGTTCGTATGGTTTGACAAGCTTTCTCGGCGATGCGCTTTCCTATTCTCGCTTGTTTGTATTGGGGCTTAGTACATCTATTCTTGCATCATCGTTTAACATTGTGGGTAAACTTTTTGGTGATTTACTTGGCCCTCTCGGTTTTTTTGCTATGCTGTTATTGCTGCTGTTTGGGCATAGTCTTACATTGGCAATGAATTCTCTTAGTGCATTTATACATTCTATACGTTTGCTTTTCCTTGAGTTCTTCTGTAGATTTTATGATATTGCCAGTGTTGAATTTATGCCTTTAGGCCTTGAATTAAAAAATATAAGAATTATTACAAAAATAAAGGAGGTTGAAGTTAATGGAAAATCTTAG
- a CDS encoding V-type ATPase subunit: MREEFLIERKEADVYNYISGRVKVLETMLFTRETFEHFVTLSMEELRRELLDTPYREFIMSNEFFDQAIFQRFYFDINDMEKYVSKGFINAFFKNKEIFLKIKKWVLSPDAIETMPLYIELRRFAEEGSGNFPIEFHESCTKMSLFKENPLKVAIALDIYRLKYLVSSAAFVGSDLIKQYYSTYTESELQNIFYRLKGFMDSRLVKEKDLLEILSTVFEVLPSFEFSRKAVGIKNKGQFREFVLESGEINDLMLKRRLIKILEKGKFVNIGIEVIFVYLKRLEFEIETLSILISGKKTQMSRDEILERVSISYA, from the coding sequence ATGAGAGAAGAATTTCTTATTGAAAGAAAAGAAGCTGATGTCTATAACTATATTTCTGGTAGGGTGAAAGTTCTTGAAACTATGCTTTTTACACGCGAAACATTCGAGCATTTTGTCACTCTTTCTATGGAGGAGCTGCGCAGAGAGCTGTTAGATACACCTTACAGAGAATTTATTATGAGCAATGAATTCTTTGATCAGGCAATATTTCAACGTTTTTACTTTGATATTAACGATATGGAAAAATATGTTTCGAAAGGGTTTATAAATGCATTTTTCAAAAATAAAGAAATTTTCTTGAAGATTAAAAAATGGGTGCTTTCTCCCGATGCTATTGAAACGATGCCTTTGTATATTGAACTACGCAGATTTGCAGAGGAAGGGAGTGGCAATTTTCCAATTGAATTCCATGAATCATGTACGAAAATGTCTCTCTTTAAAGAAAACCCATTAAAAGTAGCAATAGCACTTGATATTTATAGACTAAAGTATCTTGTTAGTAGTGCGGCTTTTGTGGGTTCAGATCTTATCAAACAATATTACAGCACTTATACAGAGTCCGAACTCCAGAATATTTTTTACAGACTGAAGGGGTTTATGGACTCACGTCTTGTGAAAGAAAAAGACCTTCTTGAAATTCTTTCTACTGTTTTTGAAGTGCTTCCTTCTTTTGAGTTTAGCAGAAAAGCAGTGGGTATAAAGAACAAAGGGCAGTTCAGGGAGTTTGTATTGGAATCGGGAGAGATAAATGATCTTATGCTGAAAAGGCGCTTGATAAAAATTCTCGAGAAAGGGAAATTTGTAAATATTGGGATTGAAGTAATTTTTGTTTATTTAAAAAGGCTCGAGTTTGAGATAGAAACGCTCTCAATACTTATAAGTGGAAAAAAAACGCAGATGAGTAGAGATGAAATTCTTGAGAGGGTGAGTATCTCTTATGCATAA